Proteins found in one Flavobacteriales bacterium genomic segment:
- a CDS encoding DUF2520 domain-containing protein, protein MKISIIGAGNVAYHLGKALLNVGHTILSVNSPTEANRKELASELLAEPLDINPFHIPDATEVVLIAVRDDVLKVVADSLEKKNYLVLHTSGTQPMSMLDAFPNHGVLYPLQTLSRQKAIDYKQLPLCIEANGEGSWNMLHKLASTINRSFHEVNSDKRKVLHIAAVFCCNFTNHLYNIAGNIVAAEELDFDLLRPLIAETSEKVMHHLPEEMQTGPAVRSDQAVMNQHLDYLKDHPDWREIYKLMSEDILKSQDNIVRLHQE, encoded by the coding sequence ATGAAAATATCCATCATAGGTGCAGGAAATGTAGCTTACCATCTGGGTAAAGCCTTGTTGAATGTTGGGCACACCATTCTTTCCGTAAACAGTCCTACCGAAGCGAACCGAAAAGAACTCGCCTCCGAGTTGCTGGCCGAACCGCTGGACATCAACCCGTTTCACATACCCGATGCAACAGAAGTAGTTCTGATAGCAGTTCGCGATGACGTATTGAAAGTTGTGGCGGATTCATTGGAAAAAAAGAACTATCTGGTCCTGCATACATCCGGTACACAACCCATGTCCATGCTGGATGCCTTCCCGAACCACGGCGTTCTGTACCCGTTGCAAACCTTGTCCAGGCAAAAGGCCATTGACTACAAGCAACTGCCACTGTGCATCGAAGCGAATGGCGAAGGTTCATGGAATATGTTGCACAAGTTGGCTTCCACCATCAACCGGTCCTTCCATGAAGTGAATTCGGACAAAAGAAAGGTATTGCACATTGCCGCGGTATTTTGCTGCAACTTCACGAATCACCTTTACAATATTGCAGGCAACATCGTTGCGGCGGAAGAGCTCGACTTCGATCTGCTGCGACCGTTGATTGCTGAGACCTCAGAGAAGGTCATGCATCACCTCCCTGAAGAAATGCAGACGGGACCGGCCGTTCGTTCTGATCAAGCCGTCATGAACCAACATTTGGATTACCTGAAAGATCATCCGGACTGGCGGGAGATTTACAAGTTGATGTCTGAGGATATTTTAAAAAGTCAGGACAATATTGTAAGGTTGCATCAGGAATGA